Proteins encoded in a region of the Pseudothermotoga elfii DSM 9442 = NBRC 107921 genome:
- a CDS encoding aminopeptidase, translating to MRFSPKNVWHVRNRDEIELFSKDYAKFIDFSRTERMTISQAVLMLEEAGYVPIEKFDGNSNKVYAVNRAKSLIALNIAGRLEEGVNLIAAHIDAPRLDLKPQPIFEEEKIALGKTHYYGGVKKYQWFGLPLELHGYIVKDTGEVVEIHIGQCKDDPVFVIPDLLPHLDKKDSSIEEKFDAEKLTVVFGSIPLAGQEKEAVKTYVLKLLNERYDLTEEDFVSGEFELVPALKTRSVGFDESFLGAYGHDDRICAYTALRALIEVENPVRSCGVILFDREEIGSEGNAGAKANFYAMFLKRLLKIQGCTDTSLGIDELFAKSFVVSADVCPAVDPMFKEVHDPTNAARVGHGIGIVRYTGSRGKSGSSEAHAEIVGKVRKILNEENVVWQVATMGKVDRGGGGTVAKFLAERGVCVLDMGPALLGMHSPFELVSKADLFETYRAYKALLERFE from the coding sequence TTGAGGTTTTCACCAAAAAACGTATGGCATGTTCGCAATCGGGATGAGATCGAGCTATTCAGCAAAGATTATGCTAAGTTCATTGATTTTTCAAGAACAGAACGAATGACTATCTCGCAGGCAGTTTTGATGCTCGAAGAAGCAGGGTATGTACCAATAGAAAAATTCGATGGAAATTCAAACAAAGTATATGCAGTCAACAGAGCAAAGTCTTTGATAGCACTGAATATTGCAGGAAGGCTTGAAGAGGGCGTTAACTTAATTGCAGCGCATATAGATGCTCCAAGGCTTGATTTAAAACCACAGCCAATCTTTGAAGAAGAAAAAATAGCTCTTGGAAAGACTCATTACTACGGAGGTGTGAAGAAGTATCAATGGTTTGGTTTACCTCTGGAACTTCATGGCTACATTGTTAAGGATACAGGGGAGGTTGTAGAAATACACATAGGTCAGTGTAAAGACGATCCCGTTTTTGTCATACCTGACCTGCTTCCGCATCTGGATAAAAAAGATAGTTCTATCGAAGAAAAATTTGATGCAGAAAAACTTACTGTTGTCTTTGGCAGTATTCCTCTTGCTGGCCAGGAGAAAGAAGCTGTTAAAACTTACGTGTTAAAACTTTTGAATGAACGATATGATTTAACTGAAGAAGATTTTGTAAGTGGTGAATTTGAACTCGTACCGGCGTTAAAGACGAGAAGTGTCGGATTTGACGAAAGTTTTCTGGGCGCTTACGGCCACGATGATAGAATATGTGCCTATACAGCTTTGAGAGCTTTGATAGAAGTAGAAAATCCTGTAAGATCGTGTGGTGTTATTCTGTTTGACAGAGAAGAGATAGGAAGTGAAGGTAACGCTGGAGCAAAGGCCAATTTTTATGCCATGTTCCTGAAGAGACTTCTCAAGATTCAGGGGTGTACAGATACTTCTCTTGGAATAGATGAATTATTTGCAAAAAGTTTTGTTGTATCGGCTGATGTTTGCCCGGCGGTAGATCCAATGTTCAAGGAAGTGCACGATCCAACAAATGCCGCGAGAGTTGGCCATGGCATAGGAATTGTCAGGTACACGGGTAGCAGAGGAAAGTCAGGTTCCAGCGAGGCTCATGCAGAAATTGTCGGAAAAGTGAGGAAAATCTTAAACGAGGAAAATGTTGTTTGGCAAGTGGCAACAATGGGAAAAGTTGATAGAGGGGGCGGAGGAACTGTTGCCAAATTTTTAGCCGAACGTGGAGTTTGCGTTTTGGATATGGGACCGGCTTTGCTTGGAATGCATTCACCATTCGAGCTTGTTTCAAAAGCTGATTTATTTGAAACTTACAGAGCTTATAAAGCTCTCTTAGAAAGATTTGAATAA